A genomic segment from Barrientosiimonas humi encodes:
- a CDS encoding ATP-dependent DNA helicase UvrD2, translating into MNADEVLEGLDPEQRAVAATPLGPMVVLAGAGTGKTRAITHRIAYGVHSAAYQPQRVLAVTFTARAAGEMRTRLRSLGVPQVQARTFHAAALRQLHYFWPRAIGGAAPEVLPHKAPVVGEAASRLRLQLDRVVMRDLASEIEWSKVSMLTSETYPAAARRAGRSPAELDPTAMARLIELYEEVKTERGVIDFEDVLLLMVGILAEHPEIAREVRAQYRHFVVDEYQDVNTLQQHLLDQWVGERDDLCVVGDPAQTIYSFTGASPRHLLDFGQRHPSAQQVRLVRNYRSTPQVIGLANLVLAGSGRDAVQLQAQRAGGPAPELTAYPDDQAEARGVASELRRLVDTGESPAEMAILFRTNGQSEALEAALTELEVPYLVRGGERFFNRAEVRNAVLLLRAAARSDDGSTPLGDLVRDVITGAGWSVEPPAGGAQRERWESLNALATLADDFAAAGEDVRLPHLVAELDRRAGEQHAPTVQGVTLASLHAAKGLEWDTVFVVGASDGLLPISMATGPQEIEEERRLLYVGITRARRRLGLSFAAARSPGGRATRRPSRFLDGAASVLGEQARSRPKAKPVRERRVARASKCAGCGRDLTTAAERKVGRCADCPPTYDVAQFEALKAWRLAVARATSVPAFVVFTDATLTAIAEKRPASEAQLRQIAGVGTTKLERYGAGVLAVMAGGDPEQEAEKCCAAMGSADD; encoded by the coding sequence ATGAACGCCGACGAGGTTCTCGAGGGCCTGGACCCCGAGCAGCGCGCGGTCGCTGCCACCCCGCTCGGCCCGATGGTCGTGCTGGCCGGTGCCGGCACCGGCAAGACCCGCGCGATCACCCACCGCATCGCCTACGGCGTGCACAGCGCCGCCTACCAGCCGCAGCGCGTGCTGGCCGTGACGTTCACCGCCCGCGCCGCCGGCGAGATGCGCACCCGGCTGCGCTCGCTCGGGGTCCCGCAGGTGCAGGCCCGCACCTTCCACGCCGCGGCCCTGCGCCAGCTGCACTACTTCTGGCCGCGGGCGATCGGCGGGGCCGCGCCCGAGGTGCTGCCGCACAAGGCGCCGGTGGTCGGGGAGGCGGCGTCGCGGCTGCGGCTGCAGCTCGACCGGGTCGTCATGCGCGACCTCGCCTCCGAGATCGAGTGGTCGAAGGTGTCGATGCTGACCTCCGAGACCTACCCCGCGGCGGCCCGTCGCGCCGGCCGCAGCCCGGCCGAGCTCGACCCGACGGCGATGGCCCGGCTCATCGAGCTCTACGAGGAGGTCAAGACCGAGCGCGGCGTCATCGACTTCGAGGACGTGCTGCTGCTGATGGTCGGGATCCTCGCCGAGCACCCCGAGATCGCGCGCGAGGTCCGCGCGCAGTACCGCCACTTCGTCGTGGACGAGTACCAGGACGTCAACACGCTGCAGCAGCACCTGCTCGACCAGTGGGTGGGGGAGCGCGACGACCTGTGCGTCGTCGGCGACCCGGCGCAGACGATCTACTCCTTCACCGGGGCCTCGCCGCGCCACCTGCTCGACTTCGGCCAGCGGCACCCGTCGGCGCAGCAGGTGCGCCTGGTGCGCAACTACCGCTCCACCCCGCAGGTCATCGGCCTGGCCAACCTGGTGCTGGCCGGGTCGGGACGTGACGCGGTGCAGCTGCAGGCGCAGCGCGCGGGCGGCCCGGCGCCCGAGCTGACCGCCTACCCCGACGACCAGGCCGAGGCGCGCGGCGTCGCCTCCGAGCTGCGTCGGCTCGTCGACACGGGCGAGAGCCCCGCCGAGATGGCGATCCTGTTCCGCACCAACGGCCAGTCCGAGGCGCTGGAGGCCGCGCTCACCGAGCTCGAGGTGCCCTACCTCGTGCGCGGGGGCGAGCGGTTCTTCAACCGCGCCGAGGTGCGCAACGCCGTGCTGCTGCTGCGCGCGGCCGCCCGCAGCGACGACGGCAGCACCCCGCTCGGCGACCTGGTGCGCGACGTCATCACCGGGGCCGGTTGGTCGGTCGAACCCCCGGCGGGCGGGGCCCAGCGCGAGCGGTGGGAGTCGCTCAACGCGCTCGCCACCCTGGCCGACGACTTCGCGGCAGCCGGCGAGGACGTACGCCTGCCGCACCTGGTCGCCGAGCTCGACCGGCGCGCGGGGGAGCAGCACGCGCCGACCGTGCAGGGCGTCACGCTCGCCTCGCTGCACGCGGCCAAGGGTCTGGAGTGGGACACCGTCTTCGTCGTGGGCGCCTCCGACGGGTTGCTGCCGATCTCGATGGCCACCGGCCCGCAGGAGATCGAGGAGGAGCGACGCCTGCTCTACGTCGGCATCACCCGGGCGCGCCGGCGGCTGGGGCTCTCGTTCGCCGCGGCCCGGTCGCCCGGTGGCCGCGCGACCCGCCGCCCGTCGCGGTTCCTCGACGGCGCGGCGAGCGTGCTGGGCGAGCAGGCGCGCTCGCGCCCCAAGGCCAAGCCGGTGCGCGAGCGGCGGGTGGCCCGGGCGTCCAAGTGCGCCGGCTGCGGCCGCGACCTGACCACTGCTGCCGAGCGCAAGGTGGGCCGGTGCGCCGACTGCCCACCGACGTACGACGTCGCGCAGTTCGAGGCGCTGAAGGCCTGGCGGCTGGCGGTGGCCAGGGCGACCAGCGTGCCTGCGTTCGTCGTGTTCACCGACGCGACGCTGACCGCGATCGCCGAGAAGCGCCCCGCCAGCGAGGCGCAGCTGCGGCAGATCGCGGGGGTCGGGACGACCAAGCTGGAGCGCTACGGCGCCGGCGTGCTGGCCGTGATGGCTGGAGGCGACCCCGAGCAGGAGGCCGAAAAGTGTTGTGCCGCAATGGGATCCGCGGACGACTGA
- a CDS encoding WhiB family transcriptional regulator, whose amino-acid sequence MPLTDLIDQAVDAVGLGAELPCRVNDPELWFAERPEDVEFAKALCAACPLQQACLDGAKDRREPWGVWGGQLFQQGVVIPRKRPRGRPRKHPVAA is encoded by the coding sequence ATGCCGCTCACCGACCTGATCGACCAAGCGGTCGACGCCGTCGGCCTCGGCGCCGAGCTGCCCTGCCGGGTCAACGACCCGGAGCTGTGGTTCGCCGAGCGCCCCGAGGACGTCGAGTTCGCCAAGGCGCTGTGCGCCGCGTGCCCGCTCCAGCAGGCCTGCCTCGACGGCGCCAAGGACCGCCGCGAGCCCTGGGGAGTGTGGGGCGGTCAGCTCTTCCAGCAGGGCGTCGTCATCCCGCGCAAGCGGCCGCGTGGCCGCCCGCGCAAGCACCCGGTGGCCGCGTGA
- a CDS encoding APC family permease: MTAAPQPELARRLTTTDAVVVGLSAMIGAGVFVVFAPAAAEAGSWLFAALALAALVALCNATSTAQLAIAFPTSGGAYVFGRRMLGPTWGFLAGWGFVVGKTASCAAMALTFASYAVPAGGWWARLVAVAAVVALTVANLRGVTRTARVASVLLVMSLVTLVLVLVVGWAGLAGDRPAVTPLPSGDLRGVLMAAGLLFFAFAGYARIATLAEEVRRPQMIGRAVLVALTTAIVLYVAVGATLVALLGDRLPRVSAPVAEAVAAAGAGWATPVVRVGAAAAALGALLALLAGVSRTALAMARERDLPGWFAAVDEQHRVPHHAQLVIGAVLVVLVLTTDLRGVIGFSSFGVLVYYSVANASAWRQPAEERRWPRAVQVVGLLGCLVLAFSLPLTSVLAGCAVLALGVLGRSLLRR, from the coding sequence GTGACCGCTGCGCCCCAGCCGGAGCTCGCCCGCCGCCTCACCACCACCGATGCCGTCGTCGTCGGCCTGAGCGCCATGATCGGCGCCGGCGTCTTCGTCGTCTTCGCCCCGGCCGCCGCGGAAGCCGGCTCGTGGCTGTTCGCCGCCCTCGCCCTCGCGGCGCTCGTCGCGCTGTGCAACGCCACCAGCACCGCCCAGCTGGCCATCGCCTTCCCGACCAGCGGCGGGGCGTACGTCTTCGGCCGGCGCATGCTCGGCCCGACCTGGGGCTTCCTCGCCGGCTGGGGGTTCGTGGTCGGCAAGACCGCCTCGTGCGCCGCCATGGCCCTGACCTTCGCGTCGTACGCCGTCCCCGCCGGAGGTTGGTGGGCTCGGCTCGTGGCGGTGGCCGCGGTGGTCGCGCTGACCGTCGCCAACCTGCGCGGCGTCACCCGCACGGCCCGCGTCGCCTCGGTGCTGCTGGTCATGTCGCTCGTCACGCTGGTGCTGGTGCTCGTCGTGGGGTGGGCCGGGCTCGCGGGTGACCGCCCCGCGGTGACGCCGCTGCCCTCGGGCGACCTGCGCGGCGTGCTGATGGCCGCCGGTCTGCTCTTCTTCGCGTTCGCCGGCTACGCCCGCATCGCGACGTTGGCCGAGGAGGTGCGCCGCCCCCAGATGATCGGGCGCGCGGTGCTCGTCGCCCTCACCACCGCCATCGTGCTGTACGTCGCGGTCGGCGCCACCCTGGTCGCTCTCCTCGGCGACCGGTTGCCCCGGGTGAGCGCGCCGGTGGCCGAGGCCGTCGCCGCGGCCGGCGCCGGCTGGGCCACCCCGGTCGTGCGCGTCGGGGCCGCCGCCGCGGCGCTGGGTGCGCTGCTCGCGCTGCTCGCGGGCGTCTCCCGCACGGCCCTCGCCATGGCCCGCGAGCGCGACCTGCCGGGCTGGTTCGCCGCGGTCGACGAGCAGCACCGGGTCCCGCACCACGCGCAGCTGGTCATCGGCGCCGTGCTCGTGGTGCTCGTGCTCACGACCGACCTGCGCGGGGTGATCGGCTTCTCCTCGTTCGGGGTGCTGGTCTACTACTCCGTCGCCAACGCCTCGGCCTGGCGCCAGCCGGCCGAGGAGCGCCGCTGGCCGCGCGCGGTGCAGGTGGTCGGGCTGCTGGGCTGCCTGGTGCTGGCGTTCTCGCTGCCGCTCACCTCGGTGCTGGCCGGGTGCGCCGTGCTGGCGCTGGGCGTACTGGGCCGCTCGCTCCTGCGCCGCTGA
- a CDS encoding ABC1 kinase family protein, whose protein sequence is MTELPRKAVARSARLATIPLGMAGRAAIGFGKRVGGQPAEAVSREMQARTAAQVFEVLGGLKGGALKFGQTLSMFESAIPEDMAAPYRATLTKMQEAAPPLPARTVHAVLAAELGDDWRDLFERFDDVPAAAASIGQVHRAVWHDGREVAVKVQYPGAAEALMSDLTQVTRVARVSAGWVPGLDLQPVLEELRGRMAEELDYQLEAYSQGQMAEAYAGDPAICVPEVLEVSEQVIVSEWIEGRPLADIIREGTPDERDAAAERYLEFIISAPQRTGLLHADPHPGNFRMLPDGRMGVLDLGAVSRLPDGLPPALGAMLTLALADRAEDLLEVLRDEGFVRSSITVDAESLLTYLDAFLDPLRSDTFHFTRDWLRGIFAYLNDPRSSEFTVGFRLNMPPQYLLIHRAWMGALAVLCQIGGTVPVRGIVDEYVPGARLPQVG, encoded by the coding sequence ATGACCGAGCTGCCCCGCAAGGCCGTCGCGCGCTCCGCGCGACTCGCGACGATCCCCCTCGGCATGGCCGGGCGCGCCGCGATCGGGTTCGGCAAGCGGGTCGGCGGCCAGCCCGCCGAGGCCGTCTCCCGCGAGATGCAGGCGCGCACCGCCGCGCAGGTCTTCGAGGTGCTGGGCGGGCTCAAGGGCGGAGCGCTGAAGTTCGGGCAGACGCTGTCGATGTTCGAGTCGGCCATCCCCGAGGACATGGCCGCGCCCTACCGCGCGACGCTCACCAAGATGCAGGAGGCCGCGCCGCCGCTGCCGGCCCGCACCGTGCACGCGGTCCTGGCCGCCGAGCTCGGCGACGACTGGCGTGACCTGTTCGAGCGCTTCGACGACGTACCGGCCGCGGCCGCCTCGATCGGGCAGGTGCACCGCGCGGTCTGGCACGACGGGCGCGAGGTCGCCGTCAAGGTGCAGTACCCCGGGGCAGCCGAGGCGCTCATGTCCGACCTCACCCAGGTCACCCGTGTCGCGCGGGTCAGCGCCGGATGGGTGCCCGGGCTCGACCTGCAGCCGGTCCTGGAGGAGCTGCGCGGACGGATGGCCGAGGAGCTGGACTACCAGCTCGAGGCCTACTCCCAGGGCCAGATGGCCGAGGCCTACGCCGGCGACCCCGCCATCTGCGTGCCCGAGGTGCTCGAGGTCTCCGAGCAGGTCATCGTCTCGGAGTGGATCGAGGGCCGGCCGCTCGCCGACATCATCCGCGAGGGCACGCCCGACGAGCGCGACGCCGCGGCCGAGCGCTACCTGGAGTTCATCATCAGCGCGCCGCAGCGCACCGGCCTGCTGCACGCCGACCCCCACCCCGGCAACTTCCGGATGCTCCCCGACGGCCGGATGGGCGTGCTCGACCTGGGCGCGGTCAGCCGCCTCCCCGACGGTCTGCCGCCCGCGCTCGGCGCCATGCTCACGCTCGCGCTGGCCGACCGCGCCGAGGACCTGCTCGAGGTGCTGCGCGACGAAGGCTTCGTGCGCTCCAGCATCACCGTCGACGCCGAGTCGCTGCTGACGTACCTCGACGCGTTCCTCGACCCGCTGCGCAGCGACACCTTCCACTTCACCCGCGACTGGCTGCGCGGGATCTTCGCCTACCTCAACGACCCGCGCAGCTCGGAGTTCACCGTCGGCTTCCGGCTCAACATGCCCCCGCAGTACCTGCTGATCCACCGCGCGTGGATGGGCGCGCTGGCGGTGCTGTGCCAGATCGGCGGCACGGTGCCGGTGCGCGGGATCGTCGACGAGTACGTCCCCGGGGCGCGGCTGCCGCAGGTGGGCTGA
- a CDS encoding metallophosphoesterase family protein, whose product MTTVAVLSDIHGVRPALEAVLAEPDVVAADRVVLTGDIVSGPRPAQVMERLLGLGDRAVWVRGNADREVVETVDGKHSQHAETVWAARSLSDKHVDVLRRLPHPLTLPVGGFGEVMFCHGSPRDDDEVVLVDTRVSRWREALADVPDDVRTLVCGHTHMPFQRLVAGRLVVNPGSVGMPYGRAGAHWALLDGRAPGGVVQLRVSSYDIPAAVEEVAGCGMPGAREWAEEFLTAANSDVDALTAFGPRDGRAAHG is encoded by the coding sequence GTGACGACCGTCGCCGTGCTGTCCGACATCCACGGGGTGCGGCCCGCGCTCGAGGCAGTGCTGGCCGAGCCCGACGTCGTCGCGGCCGATCGCGTCGTGCTGACCGGCGACATCGTCTCCGGACCCCGGCCCGCGCAGGTGATGGAACGGCTGCTCGGATTGGGGGACAGGGCCGTCTGGGTGCGCGGCAACGCCGACCGCGAGGTCGTGGAGACGGTCGACGGAAAGCACAGCCAACATGCCGAAACCGTCTGGGCTGCAAGGAGTCTGAGCGACAAGCACGTAGACGTCCTACGTCGGCTGCCGCATCCGCTGACGCTGCCGGTCGGCGGCTTCGGCGAGGTGATGTTCTGCCACGGGAGCCCGCGTGACGACGACGAGGTCGTCCTGGTCGACACCCGGGTGAGCCGGTGGCGGGAGGCGCTCGCGGACGTACCCGACGACGTGCGCACCCTCGTCTGCGGGCATACGCACATGCCGTTCCAGCGCCTCGTGGCGGGGCGGCTGGTGGTGAACCCGGGCAGCGTGGGGATGCCGTACGGCCGCGCCGGAGCGCACTGGGCCCTGCTCGACGGGCGCGCACCGGGTGGCGTGGTGCAGCTGCGCGTGAGCTCGTACGACATCCCCGCCGCGGTCGAGGAGGTCGCCGGGTGCGGCATGCCCGGTGCGCGCGAGTGGGCCGAGGAGTTCCTGACCGCCGCGAACAGCGACGTGGACGCGCTGACCGCCTTCGGGCCGCGCGACGGCAGGGCGGCTCACGGCTGA
- a CDS encoding M48 family metallopeptidase — MNQQLPFESGRPAPAEPEFEVEIRRSARRKRSVSARLEGGRIIVMVPDRLSAREEQRYVDDMVAKITARTRRSRFSDADLARRAEQLSRTYLAGTARPAGVRWVTNQNSRWGSCTPATRQIRLSHRLQGMPQEVVDYVLLHELAHLLVPRHGPRFWALLEGYPHLERAKGFLEGVAHAEHRPEPFADDVEGVDGAD, encoded by the coding sequence ATGAACCAGCAGCTGCCGTTCGAGAGCGGGCGCCCGGCGCCGGCCGAGCCGGAGTTCGAGGTCGAGATCCGGCGCAGTGCCCGGCGCAAGCGCTCGGTGAGCGCTCGCCTCGAGGGCGGCCGGATCATCGTGATGGTGCCCGACCGGCTCTCGGCGCGCGAGGAGCAGCGCTATGTCGACGACATGGTCGCCAAGATCACGGCGCGCACCCGGCGGTCGAGGTTCTCCGACGCCGACCTGGCGCGCCGGGCCGAGCAGCTGTCGCGGACGTACCTCGCGGGGACGGCCCGTCCCGCCGGGGTGCGCTGGGTGACCAACCAGAACTCCCGCTGGGGCTCGTGCACCCCAGCGACCCGGCAGATCCGGCTGTCGCACCGCCTGCAGGGGATGCCGCAGGAGGTCGTCGACTACGTGCTGCTGCACGAGCTCGCCCACCTGCTGGTGCCGCGCCACGGCCCGCGGTTCTGGGCGCTGCTCGAGGGCTACCCGCACCTGGAGCGGGCCAAGGGTTTCCTCGAGGGCGTCGCGCACGCCGAGCACCGACCCGAGCCGTTCGCGGACGACGTGGAGGGCGTCGACGGGGCGGACTGA
- a CDS encoding NUDIX hydrolase, with amino-acid sequence MSGAAADVPPGMLALRADAHAALAAWAAPDKRQQSLRLRYLEHLAQEPGGAWRDGPTCHLTAGVMLLDHDERRVLLTLHPKVGLWLQLGGHLEPEDASLRDAALREATEESGIPGIVVSQQPIELHAHELGSGFTRCTEHLDVRYAAWAPDGAEEQISEESDDLAWWPVDALPEASDPDLPHLVAAARAATRPAP; translated from the coding sequence GTGAGCGGGGCGGCCGCGGACGTACCGCCCGGGATGCTGGCGCTGCGTGCTGACGCGCACGCGGCGCTGGCCGCCTGGGCCGCGCCCGACAAGCGGCAGCAGTCGCTGCGGCTGCGCTATCTGGAGCATCTCGCCCAGGAGCCGGGCGGCGCGTGGCGAGACGGGCCGACCTGTCACCTGACCGCCGGCGTGATGCTGCTCGACCACGACGAGCGCCGGGTGCTGCTGACCCTGCACCCCAAGGTCGGGCTCTGGCTGCAGCTCGGCGGTCACCTCGAGCCCGAGGACGCCTCGCTGCGCGACGCCGCGCTGCGCGAGGCCACCGAGGAGTCGGGCATCCCCGGCATCGTGGTCTCGCAGCAGCCGATCGAGCTGCACGCTCACGAGCTGGGGTCGGGCTTCACCCGCTGCACCGAGCACCTCGACGTGCGTTATGCCGCCTGGGCGCCGGACGGTGCCGAGGAGCAGATCTCCGAGGAGTCCGACGACCTGGCGTGGTGGCCCGTCGATGCGCTGCCCGAGGCCTCCGACCCCGACCTGCCGCACCTGGTCGCGGCTGCCCGCGCCGCCACCCGCCCGGCGCCGTAA
- a CDS encoding zinc-dependent metalloprotease, producing the protein MPDTPHLQPSGPGDDDEGQEQLEEMLRALLGDGAADNPQLAEALRSMGLEQVDPAMLQMVQAQMQAMMSGSTDGPINISLATDVARKAVAAGGDASVGEATTKDVEQVVQVANLWLDAVTDFTAPASRGQAWSRAEWIEQTMPVWKQLVEPVASGVGAAIQRAMQQQMRELGSEGLPPELGLPPGVDLSSVMGQLEPMMARMSSAMFGMQVGQAVGALAGELVTGTEVGLPLIKDNAVVILPANVPAFADGLGVDTGEVHLYLAVREAARARLFAQVGWLAPALLAAVQSYAGDISIDTERIERAIGEANMSDPEELQKALQGSLFTPEPSEAQQRALVQLERLLALVEGWVDTVSQKACEPHLPHVAQLSEAVRRRRAAGGPAERLFASLVGLELRPRRLREAATVWAALEDAAGPEGRDEAWSHPDSAPGVADLDDPLGYVARRTGEQPQEPARDEVDEALDALLTQGQAELDADRRGSQGIGFRANPANESTGDSTEDGSPGGSADSADEDSPGDDSPGDDSPGDDSRGDDSDGDDSRGDDSPGAGDR; encoded by the coding sequence GTGCCCGACACACCGCACCTGCAGCCCAGCGGACCGGGTGACGACGACGAGGGCCAGGAGCAGCTCGAGGAGATGCTGCGCGCGCTGCTCGGCGACGGCGCGGCCGACAACCCCCAGCTCGCCGAGGCGCTGCGCTCGATGGGCCTGGAGCAGGTCGACCCCGCGATGCTGCAGATGGTCCAGGCCCAGATGCAGGCCATGATGAGCGGCTCCACCGACGGGCCGATCAACATCTCGCTCGCCACCGACGTCGCCCGCAAGGCCGTGGCCGCCGGCGGCGACGCCAGCGTCGGCGAGGCCACCACCAAGGACGTCGAGCAGGTCGTGCAGGTCGCGAACCTGTGGCTCGACGCCGTCACCGACTTCACCGCGCCCGCCTCGCGCGGGCAGGCCTGGTCGCGCGCGGAGTGGATCGAGCAGACGATGCCGGTCTGGAAGCAGCTGGTCGAGCCGGTCGCGAGCGGCGTCGGCGCGGCGATCCAGCGCGCGATGCAGCAGCAGATGCGCGAGCTCGGCAGCGAGGGCCTGCCGCCCGAGCTGGGTCTGCCCCCGGGCGTCGACCTGAGCTCGGTGATGGGCCAGCTGGAGCCGATGATGGCGCGGATGAGCTCGGCCATGTTCGGCATGCAGGTGGGCCAGGCGGTCGGCGCGCTCGCCGGCGAGCTGGTCACCGGCACCGAGGTCGGGCTGCCGCTGATCAAGGACAACGCCGTGGTGATCCTGCCGGCCAACGTGCCCGCGTTCGCCGACGGCCTCGGGGTCGACACCGGCGAGGTGCACCTCTACCTGGCGGTGCGCGAGGCCGCCCGGGCCCGGCTGTTCGCGCAGGTCGGGTGGCTCGCCCCGGCGCTGCTGGCCGCGGTGCAGTCCTACGCCGGCGACATCAGCATCGACACCGAGCGCATCGAGCGGGCCATCGGCGAGGCCAACATGTCCGACCCCGAGGAGCTGCAGAAGGCGCTGCAGGGTTCGCTGTTCACGCCCGAGCCGAGCGAGGCCCAGCAGCGGGCGCTGGTGCAGCTGGAGCGGCTGCTCGCCCTGGTCGAGGGCTGGGTCGACACCGTGTCCCAGAAGGCGTGCGAGCCGCACCTGCCGCACGTGGCCCAGCTGTCCGAGGCCGTACGCCGTCGCCGGGCCGCCGGCGGCCCCGCCGAGCGGCTCTTCGCGTCGTTGGTCGGGCTCGAGCTGCGCCCACGCCGGCTGCGCGAGGCCGCGACCGTGTGGGCCGCGCTCGAGGACGCGGCCGGGCCCGAGGGCCGCGACGAGGCGTGGAGCCATCCCGACTCGGCACCGGGCGTGGCGGACCTCGACGACCCGCTCGGCTACGTCGCGCGGCGCACCGGTGAGCAGCCGCAGGAGCCGGCCCGCGACGAGGTCGACGAGGCGCTGGACGCACTGCTGACGCAGGGGCAGGCCGAGCTCGACGCCGACCGGCGTGGGTCGCAGGGCATCGGTTTCCGGGCGAACCCGGCGAACGAGTCGACCGGTGACTCCACCGAGGACGGCTCGCCCGGCGGGTCGGCGGACTCCGCGGACGAGGACTCCCCCGGCGACGACTCTCCCGGTGATGACTCGCCGGGTGACGACTCCCGCGGTGACGACTCCGACGGTGACGACTCCCGCGGTGACGACTCCCCCGGCGCTGGCGACCGGTGA
- a CDS encoding molybdenum cofactor biosynthesis protein MoaE, with product MDPRVRLAQVRDEPLSVDEVLGAVRDPDAGGVGLFVGVVRRHDHTKGVEALDYSAHPTAEAVLARTAEQVLRDDVTAVAVTHRTGHLEVGDLAVVVAVSAPHRGPALEVCRELIDTLKTTVPIWKHQQFDDGSDEWVGLP from the coding sequence ATGGACCCGAGGGTGCGTCTGGCGCAGGTGCGCGACGAGCCGTTGTCGGTGGACGAGGTCCTCGGGGCCGTGCGTGACCCCGACGCCGGCGGCGTCGGTCTGTTCGTCGGCGTCGTCCGCCGCCACGACCACACCAAGGGGGTCGAGGCCCTCGACTACTCCGCGCACCCGACCGCCGAGGCCGTGCTCGCGCGTACGGCCGAGCAGGTCCTGCGCGACGACGTCACCGCCGTCGCGGTGACCCACCGCACCGGGCACCTCGAGGTGGGCGACCTGGCCGTGGTGGTGGCCGTCAGCGCCCCGCACCGCGGGCCGGCGCTCGAGGTCTGCCGCGAGCTCATCGACACCCTCAAGACCACCGTCCCGATCTGGAAGCACCAGCAGTTCGACGACGGGTCCGACGAGTGGGTGGGTCTGCCGTGA
- a CDS encoding PDZ domain-containing protein, whose protein sequence is MSTPAPPPAGAPGPDPAPGPLRRSGRALSTRSVVLLCAVLLLLVVFAIGQLIRMPYVIFSPGPAQDTLGSSDGKPVVQIDGTRTYPTDGSLDFTTVSLYGGPDHPVSFWRWARAKFDDNSVIQPEKDVFGDKTGQEIQQESAAEMTGSQQSAEVVGVRATGAKVGEQVYVGSIAEGSPAAGKLRAGDRMLQINGTATPTLTSVHAVMDKVTAGQPVRVTISRDGKQSTVSVGTTRGEDGRALMGIVLAPRYTFPYTVKVNAGDVGGPSAGLMFSLAIYDKLTPGALTGGENFAGTGTIDVDGSVGPIGGIQQKMVGARDTGVDHFLAPADNCGEVRGNVPDGLSVYKVSTFDDARSVVQKVAAGQTSGLPTC, encoded by the coding sequence GTGAGCACCCCGGCACCGCCGCCGGCCGGCGCCCCCGGCCCCGATCCCGCCCCCGGACCGCTGCGCCGCTCCGGGAGGGCCCTGTCGACCCGCTCGGTCGTGCTGCTGTGCGCGGTGCTGCTGCTGCTCGTCGTCTTCGCGATCGGGCAGCTCATCCGGATGCCCTACGTCATCTTCAGCCCGGGCCCGGCCCAGGACACCCTCGGCAGCTCCGACGGCAAGCCGGTCGTGCAGATCGACGGGACGCGGACGTACCCCACCGACGGCAGCCTCGACTTCACCACCGTCTCGCTGTACGGCGGCCCGGACCACCCGGTGAGCTTCTGGCGGTGGGCGCGGGCCAAGTTCGACGACAACAGCGTGATCCAGCCCGAGAAGGACGTCTTCGGCGACAAGACCGGGCAGGAGATCCAGCAGGAGTCGGCCGCGGAGATGACCGGGTCGCAGCAGTCGGCCGAGGTGGTCGGCGTGCGCGCGACCGGGGCGAAGGTCGGCGAGCAGGTGTACGTCGGGAGCATCGCCGAGGGGTCGCCCGCGGCGGGCAAGCTGCGCGCCGGGGACCGGATGCTGCAGATCAACGGCACGGCCACCCCGACCCTCACGTCGGTCCACGCCGTGATGGACAAGGTCACGGCCGGGCAGCCGGTGCGCGTCACGATCAGCCGCGACGGCAAGCAGTCGACCGTGTCGGTCGGCACCACCCGCGGCGAGGACGGCCGTGCGCTGATGGGCATCGTGCTCGCGCCGCGCTACACCTTCCCCTACACGGTCAAGGTCAACGCCGGCGACGTCGGAGGCCCGTCCGCCGGGCTGATGTTCAGCCTCGCGATCTACGACAAGCTCACGCCCGGGGCCCTCACCGGAGGGGAGAACTTCGCCGGCACCGGCACGATCGACGTCGACGGCAGCGTCGGCCCGATCGGCGGCATCCAGCAGAAGATGGTGGGCGCTCGCGACACCGGCGTCGACCACTTCCTCGCCCCGGCCGACAACTGCGGCGAGGTGCGCGGCAACGTGCCCGACGGGCTGTCGGTCTACAAGGTCTCCACCTTCGACGACGCGCGCTCGGTCGTGCAGAAGGTCGCCGCGGGGCAGACCAGCGGCCTGCCGACCTGCTGA
- a CDS encoding PPA1309 family protein, producing MSPLLSCAVDTEQHVARAGWDQPPRLFAIARNGDIAQREPSLAPQLAGVDPDAFSTIEQEGMPPTSSIEEMLGRLAWPDEVDGAALAIERIVVPPEAERDLPDDPEAAAQALAAHPARQDVRLLVAVLRDGEGVCLLRQRAYDSDDKVAVGEDIAPGLLEALRATFA from the coding sequence ATGAGCCCGCTGCTGAGCTGCGCCGTCGACACCGAGCAGCACGTCGCGCGCGCCGGGTGGGACCAGCCGCCCCGACTGTTCGCGATCGCCCGCAACGGCGACATCGCCCAGCGCGAACCGAGCCTGGCTCCGCAGCTGGCCGGCGTCGACCCCGACGCGTTCAGCACGATCGAGCAGGAAGGCATGCCGCCGACCAGCAGCATCGAGGAGATGCTCGGCCGGCTGGCCTGGCCCGACGAGGTCGACGGCGCCGCGCTGGCGATCGAGCGCATCGTCGTGCCGCCCGAGGCCGAGCGCGACCTGCCCGACGACCCCGAGGCCGCGGCACAGGCGCTGGCCGCGCACCCGGCCCGCCAGGACGTACGCCTGCTGGTCGCCGTGCTGCGCGACGGCGAGGGCGTGTGCCTGCTGCGGCAGCGGGCGTACGACTCCGACGACAAGGTCGCGGTCGGCGAGGACATCGCGCCCGGGCTGCTCGAGGCGCTGCGCGCCACGTTCGCCTGA